The following coding sequences are from one Triticum aestivum cultivar Chinese Spring chromosome 5A, IWGSC CS RefSeq v2.1, whole genome shotgun sequence window:
- the LOC123102069 gene encoding cationic amino acid transporter 2, vacuolar → MALEEAAPGGGGGGGIRVLLRRKQVDSDRARAAGGQQLAKELSITQLIAIGVGSTVGAGVYVLVGTVAREHSGPALTLSFLIAGIAAALSAFCYAELASRCPSAGSAYHYSYICVGEGVAWLIGWALILEYTIGGSAVARGISPNLALFFGGPNSLPWILARHELPWLDVVVDPCAAALVFLVTALLCVGIKESTFVQGIVTVLNCCVMLFVIIAGSYIGFQTGWVGYKVSGGFLPYGVNGMLAGSATVFFAYIGFDSVASTAEEVRNPQRDLPLGIATSLTICCSLYMLVSVVIVGLVPYFAMDPDTPISSAFARHGMQWAMYLVTSGAVLALCSTLMGSLLPQPRILMAMARDGLLPSFFSDVSEKTQVPVKSTIITGICAASLAFFMDVSQLAGMVSVGTLLAFTIVAVSILILRYVPPDEVPLPSSLQTSFRLSQECDEEKVGSPIGDGNHEQGTSEIKDVIVVESINDPLIEKQLYANKLDELKRRKTAARSIASVCVGVLILTASASVTFLPFLVMCLFCVFGGLLLLAGLGMLSWIDQDDGRHSFGHSGGFICPFVPLLPVMCILINTYLLINLGGGTWMRVGVWLVMGVFVYIFYGRTHSSLTDVVYVSLAQANEIYGSSSSSAFVA, encoded by the exons ATGGCGCTCGAGGAGGccgcgccgggcggcggcggcggcggcgggatccgggtGCTCCTGCGGCGGAAGCAGGTGGACTCCGACCGGGCCCGCGCCGCCGGCGGCCAGCAGCTCGCCAAGGAGCTCTCCATCACGCAGCTCATCGCCATCG GTGTTGGTTCGACGGTTGGAGCCGGAGTGTACGTCCTCGTGGGGACGGTTGCCCGGGAGCACTCTGGCCCGGCACTGACGCTCTCGTTTCTGATCGCCGGAATAGCGGCTGCGCTTTCGGCTTTCTGTTACGCGGAGCTTGCTAGCCGCTGCCCTTCTGCGGGAAGCGCCTACCACTACTCATACATCTGCGTTGGTGAAGG AGTTGCATGGTTGATCGGCTGGGCTTTGATACTGGAGTATACGATTGGCGGATCAGCCGTTGCCCGTGGCATATCTCCCAATCTA GCGTTATTTTTCGGAGGACCAAATAGTCTGCCATGGATTCTAGCACGCCATGAGCTCCCTTGGctagatgttgttgttgatccttgTGCTGCTGCCTTGGTTTTCCTTGTCACTGCCCTGTTATGCGTCGGGATAAAAGAG AGTACATTCGTACAAGGAATTGTGACAGTCCTGAACTGCTGTGTGATGCTATTTGTTATTATAGCTGGCAGTTACATTGGCTTCCAAACAGGATGGGTCGGCTACAAGGTGTCTGGCGG ATTTCTGCCATATGGGGTCAATGGAATGCTTGCTGGATCAGCGACCGTTTTCTTTGCCTACATAGGCTTTGATTCAGTTGCGAGCACCGCTGAGGAG GTGAGGAATCCACAACGAGATCTGCCGCTGGGAATAGCCACGTCATTGACGATTTGCTGTTCCTTGTACATGCTGGTTTCAGTTGTTATTGTCGGTCTGGTGCCATACTTCGCTATGGACCCAGATACCCCTATTTCATCCGCCTTTGCGAGGCACGGGATGCAGTGGGCGAT GTACCTTGTAACATCTGGCGCTGTTCTTGCTCTCTGCTCAACCTTGATGGGGTCACTTCTGCCACAGCCAAGGATATTGATGGCCATGGCGAGAGATGggcttttgccatccttcttctccgatGTTAGCGAGAAGACACAAGTTCCTGTCAAGAGCACAATCATAACTGGCATCTGTGCGGCATCTCTGGCTTTCTTCATGGATGTTTCACAACTGGCAGGAATG GTCAGTGTAGGCACGCTCCTCGCGTTCACCATAGTCGCCGTCTCCATCTTGATCCTCAGATATGTTCCTCCAGATGAGGTACCCCTGCCATCCTCTCTGCAAACGTCGTTCCGCTTAAGCCAAGAATGTGATGAGGAAAAGGTGGGGAGTCCTATTGGAGATGGGAACCATGAACAGGGGACGTCTGAGATTAAGGATGTGATCGTGGTAGAATCAATCAATGACCCTCTTATTGAGAAGCAGCTATACGCAA ACAAATTGGATGAGTTAAAGCGGCGGAAAACCGCTGCTCGCAGCATAGCATCTGTATGCGTAGGGGTTCTAATCCTGACGGCTTCAGCTTCTGTAACTTTCCTGCCATT CCTGGTGATGTGCTTATTCTGCGTATTTGGTGGCCTGCTCCTCCTGGCTGGTCTCGGAATGCTCTCCTGGATCGACCAAGACGACGGAAGGCACTCATTTGGTCACTCTGGAG GATTCATCTGCCCGTTTGTTCCGCTGCTGCCAGTGATGTGCATCCTCATAAACACATACTTGCTCATAAATCTAGG GGGTGGCACGTGGATGCGGGTCGGGGTATGGCTGGTGATGGGGGTCTTTGTGTACATTTTCTACGGCCGGACCCACAGCTCGCTGACGGACGTCGTGTACGTCTCCCTGGCTCAGGCAAACGAGATATACGGttcttcctcgtcgtcagcgtttgtggcctag
- the LOC123102070 gene encoding uncharacterized protein: MQRGMDASISALCGSLSDVLTHADDSSRALSDALSRRAIPLESATNAFLQGLDRRVEAAGADLARLESMAFGTVSVEELLGHFRETLNIVSRHADAVESRLVSFGYVAPEVEDEVEEEEEGGDLGDLDVPGNGLLGGSSSVLRSARKHFDDDDELFEDSMSLKNFGISDACLATLSSQDIDFSASPKMPHRKPGSVDDDQKILEEAEEPTPPQIETYEQDDNAFQGMIRASKEEYDKLPPYMKTLASWEELHDAVSKLNAYFGGDKAQGRLNQDDVASIGLGRKGRSYLLILLRLNQLAMETIDGSIFYNLRKNDS; this comes from the exons ATGCAGCGCGGCATGGACGCGTCGATCTCGGCGCTGTGCGGCTCCCTCTCCGACGTGCTCACCCACGCCGACGACTCCTCCCGCGCGCTCTCCGACGCCCTCTCCCGCCGCGCCATCCCCCTCG AgtcggcgacgaacgcgttcctgCAGGGGCTGGACCGGCGGGTGGAGGCCGCGGGCGCCGACCTGGCGCGCCTCGAGTCCATGGCCTTCGGCACCGTCTCCGTCGAGGAGCTCCTCGGCCACTTCCGCGAGACGCTCAACATCGTCTCCCGCCACGCCGACGCCGTCGAGTCCCGCCTCGTCTCCTTCGGCTACGTCGCCCCCG AAGTGGAGGacgaggtggaagaggaggaggaaggtggagaCTTGGGGGACCTTGATGTCCCCGGGAATGGGCTCTTGGGAGGGTCAAGCTCGGTCCTCAGGTCTGCCCGGAAGCACTTCGATGACGACGATGAACT ATTTGAGGATTCCATGTCACTAAAGAATTTTGGGATTTCTGATGCTTGTCTAGCTACTCTGTCCTCTCAAG ATATTGATTTTTCTGCAAGCCCAAAGATGCCTCACAGAAAACCTGGAAG TGTTGATGATGACCAAAAGATCTTGGAGGAAGCTGAAGAACCCACACCTCCCCAAATTGAAACATATGAGCAAGATG ACAATGCTTTCCAAGGAATGATAAGGGCGTCGAAGGAGGAGTACGATAAACTTCCTCCTTACATGAAGACTCTTGCATCATGGGAG GAATTGCATGACGCCGTTTCAAAACTAAATGCATACTTTGGTGGTGATAAGGCTCAGGGACGTTTGAATCAGGATGATGTTGCATCAATCGGCTTGG GGCGCAAAGGAAGATCCTACTTGTTGATCCTTCTGCGGCTGAATCAACTGGCTATGGAGACGATTGATGGCTCAATCTTCTACAACCTACGCAAGAACGACTCCTAG